In Vanacampus margaritifer isolate UIUO_Vmar chromosome 18, RoL_Vmar_1.0, whole genome shotgun sequence, a genomic segment contains:
- the telo2 gene encoding telomere length regulation protein TEL2 homolog has translation MEASTLSTDIRLEVSQCFRSLTLSSPKRDAIHALQTLCSYLEEAPDNASASVQKAEFRRSHFTRSLQFLVKNIQADWFYGLTASQRSELWDGLFLRGPPDQALLVLMEGIGELRPGSNLDHLVRITEKFIQSGRLADLLWSFCLTAGPVDSPQLREALLARIVALPDLTANKLQHNNKAAFLPQQYYPLLAKEMLTALERTCKALKDGTSCSLNFVAQTLGKLCAQGHSGLLLAAMAPKMSAHTRTDMVWQRICCKLLENVPQRWMESVLTGLVQAVRGPVALGRIMGNLVLTNKTAQFVITHKLLLLQYKYETRTLRVVLGYLAADKDRRPLLIQVLRSLSQAWANPSAVKHTPLEQQLYVSKALLLCIGLLEDGELQELRSELLQCMLGGMQSHLDSNVVRVRHMGMIVGECLSSRMNINGTKLKFEYEQDEETRELVSLLTPTTMDESEPESEDGVSPPEEIRENPSICNDSSPNEQEIKSSKTEPDSDLDSDDEFMPYDMSGDQEINKATPPRYLRDCLENLISSEDPERVELSLRVAEGLVRKNAFATKEISVQLSKVFLHMEDKYSINGFLALRQATMVALVVSDCIPVTEFLNAEFYSLNYSLRQRLDILEVLVLAAQELSKPNPGNTDPSVAADLTPYSVSNTAHWQQVVDKRVQAKTKRISKGASQPRAKATANRYAPVAGYFFFPLLRNYDKPQVTFDLLGSDHMVLGRLIHTLGVFMHLAVNAPVAAQMGRALLDFVWEVRYHPDQMVRRGVLFAVCSVFMSMPSQNLLVDLTDQLFETRSWLADVAEGDLDADCRSLAMQSLVLLDKSLKKQLQSPQALSIES, from the exons ATGGAGGCTTCTACCCTGTCTACTGATATCCGTCTTGAAGTGTCGCAGTGTTTCAGGAGTCTCACCTTATCATCCCCCAAACGAGATGCAATCCATGCTCTTCAAACCCTCTGCTCTTACTTGGAAGAAGCTCCTGATAACGCAAGCGCTTCGGTCCAGAAGGCAGAGTTCCGAAGGTCTCACTTCACTCGCTCGCTTCAGTTCCTGGTAAAGAACATTCAAGCCGACTGGTTCTACGGCCTGACTGCATCACAGCGTTCGGAATTATGGGATGGCCTGTTCCTGCGGGGACCTCCTGATCAAGCTCTGCTGGTCCTGATGGAGGGAATTGGTGAGCTAAG ACCAGGTTCAAACCTGGACCACTTGGTCAGAATCACCGAGAAGTTCATCCAGAGCGGTCGCCTTGCCGACCTGCTGTGGTCCTTCTGTCTCACCGCGGGTCCCGTTGACTCCCCCCAGCTCCGAGAGGCCCTGCTAGCGCGTATCGTGGCGCTGCCTGACCTCACTGCCAATAAATTGCAGCACAACAACAAGGCCGCCTTCCTTCCTCAGCAGTACTATCCTCTGCTGGCTAAAGAGATGCTCACTGCCTTAGAGCGCACTTGCAAGGCactcaaag ATGGCACAAGCTGCTCCTTGAATTTTGTGGCCCAGACACTTGGAAAACTCTGTGCCCAAGGACATAGTG GCTTGCTGCTAGCAGCGATGGCTCCCAAAATGTCCGCCCACACGCGCACAGATATGGTGTGGCAAAGGATTTGCTGCAAGCTGCTGGAAAACGTTCCCCAGCGCTGGATGGAAAGCGTGCTCACCGGCCTGGTGCAAGCCGTTCGTGG gcCTGTTGCATTAGGTAGAATCATGGGCAATCTTGTATTAACAAATAAGACGGCCCAGTTTGTCATCACGCATAAACTGCTGTTGCTACAATACAAATATGAG aCTCGTACGTTGAGAGTTGTTCTGGGTTACCTCGCCGCAGACAAGGACAGAAGACCGCTGCTTATCCAA GTGTTACGGTCCTTGTCCCAAGCGTGGGCCAACCCAAGCGCGGTGAAACACACTCCGCTGGAGCAGCAGCTGTACGTCAGCAAGGCGCTGCTGCTCTGCATCGGTCTGCTGGAAGACGGCGAGCTGCAGGAGCTACGTTCAG AGCTTCTGCAATGCATGCTGGGAGGTATGCAGAGCCACCTGGACAGCAACGTGGTGCGCGTCAGACATATGGGCATGATAGTGGGGGAGTGTCTGAGCTCCCGTATGAATATCAACGGGACCAAGCTCAAGTTTGAG tATGAACAAGATGAGGAAACACGAGAGCTGGTTTCTCTTCTGACTCCTACTACCATGGACGAATCAGAGCCTGAATCTGAAGATGG GGTCAGCCCTCCTGAAGAGATCAGAGAAAATCCATCGATATGCAACGATTCATCACCAAATGAACAGGAAATCAAATCATCAAAAACTGAGCCAGACTCTGACCTCGATAG TGATGATGAGTTCATGCCTTACGACATGTCTGGAGATCAGGAAATAAATAAGGCAACACCACCGCGTTACCTACGAGATTGTCTGGAAA ACTTAATTTCCTCTGAAGATCCGGAGCGCGTGGAGCTCAGTTTAAGGGTTGCCGAGGGACTGGTGAGGAAGAACGCCTTCGCAACCAAAGAG ATCAGTGTCCAGCTAAGCAAAGTTTTTCTACACATGGAGGATAAATACAGCATAAACGGCTTTCTGGCTCTCAGGCAAGCCACCATGGTGGCGCTTGTGGTCAGTGATTGCATCCCG GTGACAGAGTTTCTGAACGCAGAGTTCTACTCCTTAAACTACAGTCTTCGCCAGCGTCTGGATATCTTAGAG GTTCTTGTTCTAGCAGCTCAGGAGCTGTCAAAGCCAAACCCGGGCAACACAGATCCAAGCGTTGCCGCAGATTTAACACCGTACTCTGTTAGCAACACTGCTCACTGGCAGCAGGTTGTTGACAAGCGCGTACAGGCAAAGACCAAGCGAATCAGTAAG GGTGCCTCCCAACCTCGAGCAAAGGCCACAGCCAACCGTTACGCACCAGTTGCTGGGTATTTCTTCTTTCCTTTACTCAGGAATTATGACAA ACCTCAGGTGACCTTCGACCTGTTGGGAAGTGACCACATGGTGTTGGGCAGGTTGATCCACACCTTGGGCGTCTTCATGCATCTGGCAGTGAATGCGCCG GTAGCTGCACAAATGGGTCGGGCTCTGCTTGACTTTGTGTGGGAAGTGCGTTACCACCCTGACCA GATGGTAAGACGAGGCGTCCTCTTTGCTGTCTGCTCCGTCTTCATGAGCATGCCCAGTCAAAACCTCCTGGTGGACCTTACAGACCAGCTTTTTGAAACTAGATCTTGGCTGGCAG ATGTGGCGGAGGGTGATCTGGATGCAGACTGCAGGAGTTTGGCCATGCAGAGTCTGGTGCTGCTGGATAAGAGCCTCAAGAAACAGCTTCAAAGTCCACAAGCGCTCAGCATTGAATCAtga